aacaaaaggggaaaaaataaaataacaacaacaaaagactttCAAGGCTGAGGTTGCAGGGATCCATGTTCCATCCTCTCTTAAAGATTAAACCACtctaagccacagctgagtaggGGCTCtggtgaagaaggaaaaaaaaagcaaataataaatGTCTCACTGTTTATTTACAACTTAATTACTTGTGATTTTATAGTTAAACTAGCTGTTTTAAGTTTATgcccacatatgtgtgtgtgtgtgtatatatatatatatatatataccattacatatttatttatatatatacaccattacatatttatttatttgaaatataggagagaaagagctagatactactctggtacatgtcctgccaaggactgaactcgaGAGTTCATGacttagagtccagtgctttatccactgtcctacttcctggaccactctattctttgtttcttttttatttttaatttttttaatatttattcctttttgttgtccttgttttattgttatagttattattgctgtcattgttgttggttggataggacagagaaatgaagagaggagggggagagaaagacaacttcagacctgcttcaccacctgtgaagcaacttccctgcaggtggggagccagggacttgaaccaggatgcttacaccggtcctagcgctttgcaccacgtgcacttaacctgctgcgctgccgccggactctcttttctttcttttttaatagatgaTAAGAAACagatagaggtagagacagaagagACGCCAGCACtgttcaccactaatgaagctcccttcccctgctgcaggtaggaacgggtcttgaacctgggtccttgtgcactctacagTGCCCCACTATGCATCCCCATTTCTGCTCTTAAAAGGATTCCCTTTTCAATATTGTGAAGATGTGACTATTACTgtgcttgggagatagcataatggttatgcaaaagattgtcatgcttgaggctcctgaggtctcagattcaatcaccagcaccaccaaaaactggagttgaacagtgctctggtctttatcttcgtctctctctctttaaaaaaattttatttattggatagagacagccagaaatcgagggaagggggtgagagggagagacagatacctgcaacatagcttcactacttgcaaagcttcccccccctgcaggtgggggctgggggctcgaacctggctccttgtgcattgtaacatgtgtgctcaaccaggtacatcaccacccggcccctctctttTATCTCTCGGTAAAAAATAACTGATGagagtgcagcgggctaagcatacatggcgcgaagcaagggccggcttaaggaccccagttcgagctccccacctgcaggggagtcacttcacaagtagtgaagcaggtctgcaggtgtctatctttctctccccctctctgtcttcctctcctctctccatttcactctgtcctatccaacaacaacgacatcaataacaacaataagtacaacaataaaaaacaagggcaacaaaagggaataaataaaaaaatctaaaaaaaataactcaTCATTGTTTTTACTTTACAGAACCAACTGAActctacagccagactccctagaTTCTAGTTCTGACCCCCCAATTCTATCTATGTGATCCTGGACAAGACTCCTAGCCATTCTTGGCTcagtaaggtgttggactctcaaacatgaggtcctgagttcctggcattgcatatgccagattgatactctggttctcttcctctctctctcattcttaaatgcaggaggagatagagggggaagaggaagaatgtCCCCCCGTAATTTCCCCTTTTTCCCCAGAAAAcatgtgtctttatttatttgacagagacagagaagttgagaggggaaagagacagagaaacacctgcagccctgcttcatcactcgtgaagcttccctctgcaggccggggggtgggggggaccagggacttgaacctgcttccttacacactgtaatgtgtgtgcttaaccaggtgggccaccgcctggccagcccccccccccacacacacacacacaatttcaaaCTCACAGCTTTCCAGTGGGCCACCTATGCTTTTGAGGGTCAAACTCCACCGGCTTTCCTAATCTCCCTTTTGCACCCACTGCTAAACCTGGCTTCTTGGGTATAGCACTGAAAACCCGTGTCCCCGAAGATAAAGccacacaagtttttttttttaactcttcccTTGCAAGGAAAAGCAAGGTTACCTCCCTCCAGCCTGTTAACTCTTTCATTGTTGGAAGGATGGAGcccactgaaaaaagaaaaaagtaatagtaGTCATCGTGCGAGTGGTGCCGCTCCCTGGCTCGCCGCGCCCGCGGGAAGACAGATGGAAGCCACCTGTCAGGGGCTGTGGGCGGGGGCCCGGCCGCGGCCGAGGTGAGCGGCGCTGAGCGCAGGCTCAGAGCAGACAGCTCGCGGGAGGCAGGCGGCGATGGTCAACGGCCCGGGCACCGAGGGCGGGAGCGGAAGGTGGCCCCGGAGAAGCTGCGCCACGCGAGGCGGAGAGGACGCAATGGCCAGGGGCCGCTGAAGCAGGGGCAGCGCGCGGCCTGACCCGCCGGGGCGGGCGGGGGCCATGTCTCGCGAGCCGCCGCCCCGCAGCGACATCCCCCGCAACCTGAGCTTCATCGCCGCGCTGACCGAGCGCGCCTACTACCGCAGCCAGCGGCCCAGCCTGGAGGAGGAGCCGGAGGAGGGGCCAGGAGAGGGCGGGACGCGGCTCGGGGCCCGATCCCGCTCGCTGGTTCCGAACCGGGGCCGCCGGGCCCAATCTGCGCCCGCCGGGGGCGGCGGGGCCCGGGCGCCGCGCAGCCGGAGCCCCGACACCCGCAAGAGGGTGCGCTTCGCCGACGCGCTGGGGCTGGAGCTGGCGGCCGTGCGCCGCTTCCGGCCCGGGGAGCCGCCCCGGGTGCCCCGCCACGTGCAGGCCCAGCTGCAGAGGGACGTCCTCCGCCACTTCGCGCCCTGCCAGCCCCGCGCGCGCGGCCTCCAGGTAGGCGGCCGGGAATCAGCCCCCTGCCCGGGGCTCGGCCTCGGCGGCTCTGCGGGCGGGCGCGCGTCGCCAGTCCACCCCCCGCCCCTTCCCGGGCGCCGGTCCCCGCGCGGGGGTGGGCGCGACCTCCGTCCCCTCCCCGCGGGCCCCGCTCGCTGCCCTCGCTCTCTCCCCGCAGGAGGCGCGCGCCGCCCTGGAGCCGGCCCGCGAGCCCGACTTCGCCGCCCGCCTGCAGGCGCAGCGCATCTGCCTGGAGCGCGCCGAGGCGGGCCCGCTGGGCGTGGCCGGGAGCGCGCGCGTGCTGGACCTGGCCTACGAGAAGCGCGTGAGCGTGCGCTGGAGCGCCGACGGCTGGAGGAGCCACCGCGAGGCGCCCGCCGCCTACGccggcccggccccgcccccgccgcgcgCCGACCGCTTCGCCTTCCGCCTGCCCGCGCCGCCCCTAGGGGGCGCCCTGCTCTTCGCGCTGCGCTACCGCGTCACGGGCCGCGAATTCTGGGACAACAACGGCGGCCGCGACTATGCGCTCCGCGGGCCGGAGCACCCGGGCGGCGGCGCAGCGCCGGAGCTGCAGGGCTGGATCCACTTTATCTAGGGCGCCTGCGGCTGGCGGCGACACCCGGCGAAGGCACCCGCGGAGCCTGGAGACTGCGCGGGACGACGGGAGAGACCGATGCGGGGGGAGGAGGATGGGATTCGGGAGTAGGTGAAACCCGGGGAGGTTgcggagcggggggggggggggggtgtgtgtgtgaaaacaCTGGATGTGAGTCGGAGGGGCCGGGAGGCCCTGAGCTCGCGGGGGAACGAGCATGATGGGacccgggaggtagcgcagtggttatgcAGCAGGATTTTTCGGACGCACCAGggtcccagggttcaatccccggcaccgcCATATAAGCCCGAGCTGAGCCCAGCGCGCTGCTAAGAAGGAAAGAAGATTTAGGGGCGATATGGAGACAGCTAAGAGAAGTTCTCTCTTTAGTGTGCAGGAGGAATTTTGTGTCAAGTTATTTAGATAGCTTGGCTGCCTTTGCCACCTCAAGTGTTCCCCCCAGCCCCGACCAACCATTCTAATTTTAacgagactttaaaaaaaatatttatttattcccttttgttgcccattttattgttgtaattattattgatgtcgccgtcgttagacagggcagagagaaatggagagaggaggggaagagaaagatagacacctgcagacctgcttcaccgcctgtgaagcgactcccttaagGAGACTTCAATTGCCTTGCCTACGGTCCAGGAACTTGGCCATTGTTTCCCAGCCCCTGGCATTATGTAGGGTGCTCCTTGTTATCCCTGGGGGACCCTGGCTTCAGTCCCAATGGCCCACCTGGGGAGCTCCAGCCTCTAGGTATTGGGGATTAAAACCAACtacaggggcaggggagacagcatattggttatgcaaactctcatgcctgaggctcctaaatcccaggttcaatcccccgcaccaccataaaccagagctgagcagtgctctggtgtttgtctctctctctctttctctgcatctctctcaaaaaaaataaaaataaactctactctaagcctttcagccaccagataaTACAGTCCTCAAGGGATCGGTACACTCGGGCTTCCAGAAAAATGCCAGTGTTACTTTTCTGGGGTGCCTTTTTAATGACCTCTAAATACTTTGTGCAATGTATCTGTCAAGGAACAGTAGAGTCAGGAGTCTGGCTCCTACTCCTGCCTTGAGAAAGGACTTAGTAGGTGTACAACTTTGAGCAAGTCATTTCTTTAATCCCCATTTCCCCCCTTGGGAAATTGGGTTTGGGCTAGATGGTGATTGGACCCCTTCCTGTTTTGGCATTTTGTGTGTGATCTTAAGAGTGCTGAagtgggggagttgggcgatagggCACGTGGCTAAAAACAAGGACCagcggggttcaagcccctcagcccctatctgcaggggagtgaagcaggtctgcgggtgtctttctctccccctctgtcttcccctccatttctctctgtcctatccaacaacgacgacatcaataactacaagggcaacaaaagggaataaataaataatttttaaaaaggtgaagtGTAAGATGACAAGACACCCTCCAGCACACAGCACCCTGAGTGACggccctgcatttttttttacccaaatGTTCCAGAGACCGGGGCGTCTGCTGTCACCACTCTGCGCTCACGTTATTGCAGAGTTTCTTTGAAGCCATAGCTCCCCTTTGGCTTTGGCTTTTTCCTCTTGCCCCACAGACTTCCAGCCTGGATGCTCTTGAGACAACTTTGGAGATCCTTAGACATTCTTGGATTCAGGTACCAGAAGATGGCACTCTGTTCCACACCCTGAGCAAGTGACCTGGCAAAGCTGGACTCTTGTGCCCATGTACACTTTGCTTTTCTCCCCGACTGACTTTAACATGAGTTACCTATCTGCAGGGAGTTTTTCCTTTCTGCTTGCCCTTACTCCTAAATTCTTCACTTCTCAttgtcttccttctccttttagcATCAATCTCCATTTCTAGGCCTGTAGATCTATTCCTGCTCCTTCCAGGAGTGGAGAATCTACAGTCTTTCCTCCAAGGCCATGTTTGAGCTGCCTTCCTCTCAGGCTCCTCGGCAATCTTCTAGGAAGGAGAAGCAGCAGATCCTGACACGGCAAATGACCAGGGGGTGGCCAGGTTGCCAGGCCTCCACACCCTTTTCTGTTTCTCATCGATTCCTCAGAACTGTCTGGAGTCCCCTCTTCCTTATTACTGAGATAGAATGAGAGCATACATTTCACTCAGAACTGAGTATGGGGTTTGTTATCTGATTCTTACCCTGCTTGCCCAGAGCCTCAGTCTTTTGGAGAAAGATAACTAGAAGAATCCTAAGTCACTGCTCAAACGAATGTCCCTTTAAATGTTACCCCTCTTTCTAGAAGAAAACAAGGAATTTCATGTATCCTGTGGCTCACCATTGGGTCAGTGAAGACCCCCAGAGGAGGGGAGTGGGTCGAGACTCAATGTGTAATACCTCTTGCCTAATGTTCACAAAttactgctatttatttatttattactgttgtaTTGATAATAGTAATAGCTCATGTTTACTAATCTGAAAATatttagtatcttttttttatttattttcccttttgttgcccttgtctttttattgttgttgtagttattatttgttgttattgatgtcgtcattgttaagataggacagagagaaatggagagaggagggggagagaaagatagacacctgcagacctgcttcaccgcctgtgaagggactcccctgcaggtggggagccagggtctcaaaccgggatccttatgctggtccttgtgctttacgccatgtgcgcttaacccgctgcgctaccacccgactccccatttagtATCTCATATACATTATTTCACTGAATCCTTAAAACAACCCGTTGAGTGGTATTGCCCCTGTCTAAGAGGTGAGAAACAGGGTCAAAGGGCTCGCGAACTTGATCACGGTCACATACATGGCTATTGGGCCACAGAGCTGGACTTGTGAACGCAGGAAATATCAAGAACCTCTgtgttacttattttaattttaaggaattttttttccttcttgcagGTCCCtagagttattttttaattttttaaaaacattttatttgttttattaatgagaaagataggagggaagagagagaaagagccagacatcactctggtacatgtgctgccggggattgaactcaggacctcatgcttgagagtccgatgcttcatccactgcaccacctcctagaccacaccctagagttattttaaaaaaaatttttttttcttttcttttaaccagaacactgttcagttctggcttatggtggtgcaggggattgaacctgggactttggagcctcaggcatgagagtctgtttgcataaccattatgctatctaccctccgccctttaaaaatatttttatttactattggctagagacaggaattgagagaggcggAGAACATAtagagggagcaagacagacacctgcagccctgcttcaccactcatgaaggtttcccctgcaggtggggaccaggggcttgaacctgggtccttgtgcactgtaatgtgtgcggttaaacaggtgcgccactgcctggctcctatttattaatgagaaagatagttgtgggggtagatagcataatggttatgcaaagagacttttcatgcctgaggctctcaagtcccaggctcaatcccccacaccgacataagccagagctaagcagtactgtggtcaaaaaaattaaaaaagaaaaaggaaagataggcagagagacagaaagaaccagacatcactccatcacatgtgcagctggggatcaaacttgggacctcgtgctaagagtccagtgctttacctactgtgccacctcccggaccacattattgattattattttttaaaaactgtattatctttatttactggatagagacaaccagaaatcaagagggggggctgacagagacgggagagacagacccctgcaacgctgcttcaccactcgcaaagttttccccctgccggtggggactaggggctcaaacctgggtccttgggcattgtaacatatgcgcttaagcaggtgcaccaccacccggccccctgaccacattatttacttttcattaaaaaaaaatcaagtatgcTATTACCTCTTATCTTTTGAAaacacattttaatattttatttattgtgtggAGACAGAAATGGGGGGGTAGGGAGAGCGAATGTAGTAttgccttcctcctgcaggaggggaccagggccttgaaagctgggtccttgcgcatgctaatgtgtgctcaaccaggtgtaccaccacctggccccctgaacacAAGATGTAAAGCCTTGTCCCCTGTCTCATTAGGAAAAGACCAGTGTCTGATTGCCTGCCTTTCCTGCCTCCTGGTCTCTAGAACTGACGTAGAGAAGGCAGAGCACTGAGGCTTCCCAGGAGCGCGCTGCTGTCTCCTGTGCTGAAGTTGTGCTCTGCACAATAAGCCCGCTACAGCTCGTGGGGCCCCGTGAGCTCTAGTCTCTCCACAGATGGGGCTTCTCTCCTGCCGCTAGCCCTCCACTGCCCATGTAGCCGTGAAAAGGAGTTTCCATTAGAAGGGGTTGGATTAGGACAACTGTGGGGTGGTCTGTGTCTGGGAGCCTTGGTTTTATTAAGTGGGTAATGTAAATGATTGGGGGCAAAGAAGCAGAGCACATCCACTGTTGCCTGAACGCTTTCTCTTTTCAACATATGATGGTGGCTCTCCTGTCCCGCAGTCTCAGCTTTTGAACACCAGCTCAAGTGCTCTAGCTTTTCTTACACGTCGCAGTGCTAGTGTCTAGGGGTAGACGGATCTACTGATCTGACATGGGAAACACCAGCAGTTCAGTGGAGTTTTTGGACATACATTAGGCATCATGCTGGGGTCTCCCTATAAGGCTGATGATGGATTGACTGAGCACTTGAAGGTAAAGCCTGTCAGCTGTGGACTAAGACAGGCCGTAAGAGAATTCCTTACTGGGGCTTGGCAgttgcacacccagttgagcacacacactactatgtgcaatggcctgggttcaaacccctgctcctcaTTTTGGGGGACTGCTCTTAACCTTAAGAGCAGTGAaggtctctatctcctccctcctctctcagtttctctctgtcttgtcaaataaacagaaagaaaaaagtcattgggaacggtggattcaccatgctggcacttcttcttctagcgtttgcccttcttccgtagccagtcaacagcatcaggtggagcctgatgtaaagtttcgagacctcctttgaatctggagaggtggcagtcgttgactatgtgggtcatagtctgtctgtagccgcaggggcagttcgggtcgtctctggctccccagcgatggaacatagcggcgcaccggccatggcctgtaccatagcgattgaggagggcccgatcataacgtgctaggtcaaagccgggttgacgccatgctggcactgagctccagtgataaccctggtaataatttcaaatttatttatttattattggctatagacagagaaattaagaagagtgggggagatagagaggtaaagagacagacacctgcagccctgctttaccattcatgaagctttccccctgcaggtggggaccaggagcttgaacctgtgtccttgcgcactataatgtgtgtgcttaaccaggtgcaacatctGGCCCCACCCTTGTGGTAAttttaaagagggagggaggagacatTACTGTGGTCAGGGGCTCAAATACTTAAAGTGACGTAAtggggaggtcaggcggtagcgcaacggattaagcccatgtggcgcgaagcacagggaccggcataaggaccccagttcgagcccctggctccccacctgcaggggagtcgcttcacagacactgaagcaggtctgcaggtgtctacatctttctctccccttctctgttttcccctcctctctccatttctctctgtcctatctaacaacgatgacatcaataacaacaacaataataactacaacaagggcaacaaaagggaataataaataattttttttaagtgatgtaATAGGAACACTGTTGCCCCTTTCTCATTTAGACACCAATGTCTTCCTATGTGAACTGACTTCaggcttccttccattcttttgcTTTAATCTATGAAATGTCACTCTGTGTCTCTTAatagcaaattcttttttttttaatttttaaaaatattttatttatttattcatgagaaatgataggagagagagagaaagaaccagacaccagtctggcacatgtgctgccggggattgaactcaggacctcacgcttgaaaatccaatgctctacccagtgtgccatctcccggaccacttaatAGCAAATTCTAACTCATCTTGCCAACCTAAGTTCCACAGTTGTTTCTTCTAACTCATGTATTTTGCTGGAACGCCCACTGATCATAGATATCAGAAAAGGTTTGTCTTTAGGTATCACTGATTCCGATGACACAGTTCCAGAGGTGAGAAGTGTGAATGCATCTGGACATAGGGCTCACACGTCCACATCCAGGCTGCCTGACTGTGCAGGTCCCTTACTTGGGCATGGTATCAGACCTATATTCCTCATAATAAGAGAAAAGGCCAGAAATGTTTCATTTTCTGCTACTCTTTTTCcattcccttccccaccccacaaagagaaacaaaagggacttagtttttggttttttttctgtgTTCCCAGCCTTGGCGTGCCTTTGGTGATAGAGCGCACAGTAACCTTGCTAAAATGATCAAATAATCCACCCACTCAATGGCTAACTTGGAGAGGAAGTGAACCCCCACCTCATCCcctgagggaaaaaaagacacttcCCATCACCCCTTCACAATACAATCCTGCTTACTGAAGACAAACTCACTAGTACTGTACTCCATTTCAACTTCCTCATGCAACTGCCTTCCCCTTTTGGATAAGAGATGTCATGTATGTAACTGAAATAAAGTTGATATATCTAAGTATACCATCTGGCTGGAAAGGTGACTTAGCTGGGAGGGTTTTGCAAGCCTAAGGCCTCTTgtctaatccccagcaccacacagaacTAAAGTGGTGCTCTCATCTCTCATTagctaaataaattttaattgtaAAATAATGTTGTATTGTTTATGGCTGGTGGTAGCAAGAGATCCAGAGGTAagattccttcttcctcctcctttattATCATAAAGGacttccagggctgggtggtggtgcacctggttgggtgcacatgttacaatgcacagacctgcagggggaaagctttgcgaatggtaaaacagtgctgcagatctctcttccttgttgttttattgttgtagttgttgttgatgatgtcgttgttggctaggacagagagaaatggagagaggaggggaagacagagagggggagagaaagatagacacctgcagacctgcttcaccgcctgtgaagcgactcccctgcagatggggagctggggctcgaaccaggattcttagtctgtccttgtgctttgcgccacctgcgcttaacccactgcgctacagcccgactccccagatctctcttcctatctcctccttgcctcctgatttctgtctctatccaataaagatagtaatGATAATAGGACTTCCTCTCTGTACTGGAGTTCTGCAAAAGTTGGGTGGaaagaagataaacacagaaaTGTGAGGTTGGGGCTAGaatagcatgatggctatgcaaagagactatcatgcctgaggccccaaagttcaATACCTGCCTgccccatcataaaccagagctgagtagtgctctggtaaaagaaaagacaTTGGCAGCCCTGGTGTAAGATAGTTcacaaagggggctgggtggtcatgCACTGGGCTAAACATCCatagtgtgaagcataaggatcccggttcgaacccccagctccccacatgcagaagggtcactgcaggtggtgaagcaggtgtgcaggtgtctgtctttctccctatcttccctcctctctcaatttctctctgtcctgtccaaaaataacagcagcaatggaaaaagatggcctctaggagtagtccAAGCCCCAGCAtaagcctggagacaaataaaaaaaaaaagctctgcacgtggcgcaaagcgcaaggaccggcttaaggatcccggttcgagtccccggctccccacctgcaggggagttgcttcataggcggtgaagcaggtctgcaggtgtctgtctttctctccccctctctgtcttcccctcctctctccatttctctctgtcctatccaacaaggacgacatcaataagaataacagcaacaattaaaaaaaaaaagacaacaagggcaacaaaaaaggaaaataaataaatgaaattaaaaaaaattaaaaactcacaAAATCCCCCACCTCTCAGTGGCGATAAGGAAAGTTGTCAGGACCCAGTCCCAGTTGCTGGTGCAGTTAGAACAGCTTGGGACCAGTGAGATAATGCCAGCGTGGAACAGActtgatgcctgagactctagaAGTCCCACGAGGCTCAGTCCCTTCCACTACTAGAAACACAGTTGAGAAGTACTcagtttggttttggtttttactttttattttttttcccctccagagttattgctggggctccgtgcctgcactatgaatccactattcctggcagccattttatccattttattggataggacagagaaactgaaggagatgggggaggtggagagggagaaagaggggctgggtggtggcatacctggttcagtacacagtaccatgcacaagtcctgggtttgaggcccccctccatctctccctgcaggggaaaacttgatgaatggtgaagcagggctgcaagtgtctctctgtcgctctccctatctatctcccccacccctcttaatttctgtctctatctaacaaataaagataattttaaaagggggggaacacctgcagccctacttcaccacttatgaagcatcccccctgcagatggggacctgaacacttgaacccagatctttgtgtttTGTACTctatgtgcttaaccgggtatgccacaACCCAaccccttaaaatttttttaaagattttatttattaatgagagggataggagaagagagagaaagaaccagacatcactctggtacatgtgctgctggggactga
This DNA window, taken from Erinaceus europaeus chromosome 16, mEriEur2.1, whole genome shotgun sequence, encodes the following:
- the PPP1R3E gene encoding protein phosphatase 1 regulatory subunit 3E; amino-acid sequence: MSREPPPRSDIPRNLSFIAALTERAYYRSQRPSLEEEPEEGPGEGGTRLGARSRSLVPNRGRRAQSAPAGGGGARAPRSRSPDTRKRVRFADALGLELAAVRRFRPGEPPRVPRHVQAQLQRDVLRHFAPCQPRARGLQEARAALEPAREPDFAARLQAQRICLERAEAGPLGVAGSARVLDLAYEKRVSVRWSADGWRSHREAPAAYAGPAPPPPRADRFAFRLPAPPLGGALLFALRYRVTGREFWDNNGGRDYALRGPEHPGGGAAPELQGWIHFI